In Topomyia yanbarensis strain Yona2022 chromosome 2, ASM3024719v1, whole genome shotgun sequence, one DNA window encodes the following:
- the LOC131680083 gene encoding uncharacterized protein LOC131680083, with product MSLLHTPLLAKALEAHQKKQENEEKELVVDNQSSEFDSDDNDEENESDPLSLLVYKRGQVKAKLTRIRSALRGDRSHLTLPRLQVMQQSLQTYYDEYSRYHNEILDNVNKKGRKAQEIKYQEFEDLFMETLVTIQTLESSLCTPRSLVPSTSFVGSSDRVIIQQQCLKAPLPVFDGRYENWPKFKSMFLDLMKHSTDSDAMKLYHLEKSLVGSAVGVIDIKTINDNNYQRAWKLLEDRFENKRSIIDTHIRGLFKLKKMTKESHIEMRELIEECTRHVDNLEFMEQKLEGVSELMVVTQLSEALDADSRKLWVATLEYGELPTYKNTIEFLKKRCQILERCESSDTPAPSQQKSKSAIKPVFGKSLAKVHAATTQPDNDSFSCHLCNKMHPTFKCEEFRALNISDRLKKVKELRVCFNCLHKGHRIAECKSKKNCMICKSRHNTLLHHEDKSDQQQSNGARRQKEEVSEEKRSSESQPSRTLPVPNEPISKESTICSWSTPQTQVLLMTAVVLVVDRNQKTHQCRAFIDPGSMSHMVSKRLAKLLDLPTTPSFVTVTGINGIRSTADKRMFIEIQSRTTDFSATLNCLVLPKVTSPLPLSDINTSSWRIPSSLELADPQFNRVDEVDLLIGCGLFWQLLIPGNLKLADELPELHNTKLGWIVTGEYNLKGNDASDVIVHSNAAVVLNLDMLVRNFWEIEEVTDQKSVTDEEEFCEEHFRTTHVRDDSGRFIVSLPFKENINELGNSKAIAVKRFFMLEKRLSRHQDVRKQYVEFMDEYLRLGHCREVDESKDTPNQQNYYLPHHAVLKPTSSSTKLRVAFDGSLTTSQLSHTVSPLGRHTDPPCIQ from the coding sequence ATGTCGCTTCTACACACTCCGCTGCTTGCGAAGGCTTTGGAAGCCCATCAAAAGAAACaagaaaacgaagaaaaagaacTGGTAGTAGACAATCAAAGTAGTGAATTTGACAGTGATGATAACGATGAAGAAAATGAAAGTGATCCATTAAGTTTACTGGTTTACAAGCGGGGGCAAGTGAAAGCGAAATTGACCCGCATTCGAAGTGCACTGCGTGGGGATCGTAGCCACCTGACGCTACCACGTTTACAGGTGATGCAACAAAGTTTACAGACGTATTACGACGAGTATTCAAGGTACCACAACGAGATTCTCGATAACGTAAACAAAAAAGGTAGGAAAGCGCAAGAAATTAAATATCAGGAGTTTGAGGATCTCTTCATGGAGACATTAGTAACCATTCAAACACTTGAGAGCTCTTTGTGCACTCCTCGATCACTTGTACCGTCAACCTCGTTCGTCGGTAGTTCTGATCGAGTAATTATACAACAGCAATGCTTGAAGGCTCCTCTTCCTGTTTTCGACGGTCGTTACGAAAATTGGCCCAAATTCAAGTCCATGTTCTTGGACCTTATGAAACATTCCACCGATTCAGATGCAATGAAACTGTATCATTTAGAAAAATCGCTTGTTGGATCTGCTGTTGGTGTAATAGACATCAAAACCATCAACGATAACAATTACCAGAGAGCGTGGAAATTACTCGAAGACCGGTTTGAGAATAAGAGAAGCATCATCGACACGCATATTCGAGGACTCTTCAAACTTAAGAAAATGACAAAGGAGTCCCACATTGAGATGCGTGAGTTGATCGAGGAGTGCACTCGACATGTAGACAATCTCGAGTTTATGGAGCAAAAGTTGGAAGGCGTTTCAGAGTTGATGGTTGTTACACAACTTTCAGAAGCATTGGATGCAGATTCTAGAAAGCTTTGGGTAGCCACATTGGAATACGGCGAGCTTCCTACGTATAAGAATACCATTGAGTTCCTTAAAAAGCGATGCCAGATTCTCGAAAGGTGCGAATCATCCGACACACCAGCTCCATCGCAACAAAAATCCAAATCTGCCATCAAACCAGTGTTTGGGAAAAGCTTAGCAAAGGTGCATGCAGCAACAACCCAGCCAGACAACGATAGTTTTTCGTGCCACCTTTGTAATAAAATGCATCCAACCTTTAAATGCGAAGAATTTCGAGCATTGAATATATCTGACCGTCTTAAGAAGGTGAAGGAGTTAAGGGTTTGTTTTAATTGCCTTCACAAAGGTCACCGAATCGCAGAGTGCAAATCCAAGAAGAATTGCATGATTTGCAAGTCAAGGCATAACACATTGCTTCATCATGAAGATAAGTCTGATCAGCAGCAAAGCAATGGTGCGAGAAGGCAGAAAGAAGAGGTTTCTGAAGAGAAAAGGTCTTCAGAGTCTCAACCATCGAGGACGTTGCCTGTTCCAAATGAACCCATATCAAAGGAGTCAACTATTTGTTCATGGAGCACTCCTCAGACCCAAGTCCTATTAATGACTGCAGTAGTACTTGTGGTCGATAGAAACCAGAAGACACATCAGTGTCGTGCATTCATCGATCCTGGATCTATGTCACACATGGTGTCGAAAAGGTTAGCGAAGTTATTGGACCTTCCTACAACTCCAAGCTTTGTTACTGTTACCGGAATTAATGGGATAAGATCAACAGCGGATAAACGCATGTTTATAGAAATCCAATCTAGAACAACCGACTTCAGTGCCACACTAAACTGTCTAGTGCTTCCGAAGGTGACGAGTCCACTTCCACTGTCTGATATCAACACGTCTTCTTGGAGAATACCTTCTAGTTTGGAACTGGCGGATCCACAGTTCAATCGCGTAGATGAAGTCGATTTGCTCATTGGTTGCGGTTTATTCTGGCAGCTTCTTATACCAGGAAATTTGAAACTTGCAGATGAGCTACCGGAACTACATAACACAAAGTTGGGTTGGATAGTAACTGGTGAATACAACCTAAAGGGAAATGACGCATCAGATGTAATTGTTCATTCAAATGCAGCAGTCGTTTTAAATCTTGATATGCTGGTTCGAAATTTTTGGGAAATCGAGGAGGTCACTGATCAAAAATCTGTCACAGATGAGGAGGAGTTTTGTGAGGAACATTTCCGGACTACCCATGTACGAGACGATAGTGGCCGGTTCATTGTATCACTTCCGTTCAAGGAAAACATCAATGAATTGGGAAATTCGAAGGCCATAGCTGTAAAACGATTTTTCATGTTGGAGAAACGCTTGAGTCGTCATCAGGATGTCAGGAAACAGTATGTAGAATTTATGGACGAGTATTTGAGACTGGGACATTGCAGGGAAGTCGACGAATCCAAGGATACACCgaatcaacaaaattattatttaccgCATCATGCTGTTTTAAAACCAACGAGCTCCAGCACAAAACTAAGAGTGGCCTTTGATGGTTCTCTCACCACAAGCCAACTCTCTCACacggtttcgcctcttggcCGCCATACGGACCCACCATGCATACAATAG